The Sphingobium aromaticiconvertens genome has a segment encoding these proteins:
- a CDS encoding RNA pyrophosphohydrolase has protein sequence MPKSAELPYRPCVGIMLVNMDGKVFVGQRLDNKVEAWQMPQGGIDEGEDPRLAAIRELGEETGIGPDHVEIIATTREEHFYDLPADLVGKVWGGKFRGQRQIWYLARFTGTDGDINIQTSHPEFGAWKWAAPETLPDLIVPFKKKLYRDVLQEFHDLI, from the coding sequence ATGCCCAAGAGTGCAGAACTTCCTTACCGGCCCTGCGTGGGAATCATGCTGGTGAACATGGACGGTAAGGTCTTTGTCGGCCAGCGACTCGATAACAAGGTGGAAGCCTGGCAGATGCCGCAGGGGGGAATCGACGAAGGCGAAGATCCGCGCCTGGCCGCGATCCGTGAATTGGGGGAGGAAACCGGCATCGGTCCCGATCATGTCGAGATCATCGCCACGACCCGCGAGGAACATTTCTACGACCTGCCCGCCGATCTTGTAGGCAAGGTGTGGGGTGGCAAATTTCGGGGCCAGCGGCAAATCTGGTATCTTGCCCGCTTCACCGGTACGGATGGCGATATCAATATCCAGACAAGCCACCCCGAGTTCGGCGCCTGGAAATGGGCGGCTCCGGAAACGCTTCCCGACCTGATCGTGCCCTTTAAGAAAAAGCTGTATCGTGATGTCCTGCAGGAGTTTCACGACCTTATCTAA
- a CDS encoding cyclopropane-fatty-acyl-phospholipid synthase family protein, with translation MNAIDPKRPRRARTRPLLSSSRGGGRVSRWVAPIFHRLIDRIDSGLTIGTLNGTLPDGSVRILGGRNAGPECHVDLHSWRALLRLAAGGSAGWYRAWAAGEWSSPDPVPLFALFMANAVSLGATARPHGPTRWIGLAWHVLHRNTRSGSRRNIAFHYDLGNDFYTLWLDRNMHYSSALFRDPDNVKEDLEVAQARKVDAILDRLDLAPGKTLLEIGCGWGGLAAQALARAPIKYDGLTLSVEQADYARHRLGDDANILLTDYRDAVGQYDAIASVEMIEAVGQRYWPDYVAAIDRLLRPGGRAAIQYILIDDAIFPSYAAAADFIQTYVFPGGMLMSESRFRALAEAQGLEWRDVHRFGPHYATTLRRWRERFDAAVDAGHLPTQFDERFVKLWRYYLMYCEGGFLGGTIDVAQVTLVKPGG, from the coding sequence ATGAATGCGATCGACCCGAAACGCCCGCGGCGCGCCAGAACGCGCCCTCTTCTGTCGTCATCGCGCGGTGGCGGACGGGTTTCGCGCTGGGTGGCGCCCATCTTTCATCGCCTGATTGACCGGATCGATTCGGGGCTGACTATCGGCACGTTGAACGGAACGCTGCCCGATGGGAGCGTCCGCATATTGGGCGGCCGGAATGCCGGGCCGGAATGCCATGTCGACCTGCATAGCTGGCGGGCCTTGCTGCGGTTGGCGGCTGGCGGATCGGCTGGATGGTATCGCGCCTGGGCGGCGGGGGAATGGAGCAGTCCCGATCCTGTTCCCCTCTTCGCGCTGTTCATGGCCAATGCCGTATCGCTGGGCGCGACCGCGCGTCCGCATGGCCCGACCCGCTGGATCGGACTTGCATGGCATGTTCTTCATCGTAACACCCGGAGCGGATCGCGCCGGAACATTGCCTTTCACTATGATCTGGGCAATGATTTTTATACGCTGTGGCTGGACAGGAATATGCATTATTCCAGTGCCTTGTTCAGAGATCCTGATAATGTGAAAGAGGATTTGGAAGTAGCTCAGGCGCGCAAGGTCGATGCGATCCTGGACCGGCTTGATCTGGCGCCCGGCAAAACATTGCTGGAAATAGGCTGCGGCTGGGGTGGTCTTGCTGCACAGGCATTGGCGCGTGCGCCCATAAAATATGATGGTCTTACCCTCTCGGTCGAGCAGGCCGATTATGCCCGACATAGGTTAGGCGACGACGCGAATATATTGCTGACCGACTATCGCGATGCTGTGGGCCAATATGACGCGATCGCCAGCGTTGAGATGATCGAAGCGGTCGGCCAGCGCTACTGGCCCGATTATGTCGCCGCGATCGACCGGCTGTTGAGGCCGGGTGGTCGCGCGGCGATCCAGTATATCCTGATCGATGACGCCATCTTCCCCAGCTACGCCGCCGCCGCCGACTTCATCCAGACCTATGTGTTCCCCGGTGGAATGTTGATGTCGGAGAGTCGTTTCCGCGCGCTGGCGGAGGCGCAGGGGCTGGAATGGCGCGATGTGCATCGTTTCGGCCCGCATTATGCCACCACATTGCGGCGATGGCGTGAGCGTTTCGATGCAGCCGTGGACGCGGGCCACCTTCCGACGCAGTTCGACGAACGCTTCGTGAAGCTGTGGCGCTATTATCTCATGTACTGCGAGGGCGGCTTTCTGGGCGGCACGATCGATGTGGCCCAGGTGACGCTCGTCAAGCCGGGCGGTTAG